A single genomic interval of Aegicerativicinus sediminis harbors:
- the purH gene encoding bifunctional phosphoribosylaminoimidazolecarboxamide formyltransferase/IMP cyclohydrolase, which yields MSGTKKISSALISVFSKDGLEPLVKKLDSLGVTIYSTGGTENYLKGLGINVVAVESVTSYPSILGGRVKTLHPKVFGGILNRQNNKSDVAELADYEIPQIDLVIVDLYPFEKTVASGDTHQNIIEKIDIGGISLIRAAAKNYADVVCLSSMEDYDQLLKILNEKGGETSEDERKMFATKAFNITSHYDTAIFNYFNKDQEISALKISETNGQDLRYGENPHQKGYFYGDFDRMFTKLHGKELSYNNLLDVDAAVNLINEFKNDDPTFAILKHNNACGLATRNTLANAYKDALAGDPVSAFGGILMANRTIDKDTADEINSLFCEVVIAPNFSEEALEILKSKKNRILLILHDRELAPTTVRTCLNGVLVQDRDNKTDQADDLEVVTKAKPSDKAVADLLFASKICKHTKSNTIVLAKDNQLLSSGTGQTSRVDALNQAIHKAKSFNFDLKDAVMASDAFFPFPDCVEIAGNAGITSVIQPGGSIKDQLSIDYCNEHQMSMVFTGTRHFKH from the coding sequence ATGAGCGGCACCAAAAAAATATCTTCAGCCCTAATTTCAGTATTTAGCAAAGACGGACTAGAACCTTTAGTTAAAAAACTAGACAGTTTGGGAGTTACTATTTATTCAACTGGTGGAACTGAAAATTATTTAAAGGGGCTAGGCATAAATGTGGTTGCTGTGGAAAGCGTAACTTCTTATCCTTCAATTTTAGGAGGAAGAGTTAAAACCCTTCATCCTAAAGTATTTGGAGGAATTTTAAATAGGCAAAACAATAAAAGTGACGTGGCTGAATTGGCAGACTACGAAATTCCACAAATAGATTTGGTAATCGTCGACTTATATCCATTTGAAAAAACGGTAGCCTCAGGAGATACCCACCAAAACATCATAGAAAAAATAGATATTGGTGGTATTAGCTTAATAAGAGCCGCAGCTAAGAATTATGCTGATGTAGTTTGTTTATCCTCAATGGAAGATTATGACCAGCTTTTAAAGATTTTAAATGAAAAGGGTGGTGAAACTTCAGAGGATGAACGCAAAATGTTTGCAACAAAAGCATTCAATATTACCTCTCATTATGATACAGCCATTTTTAACTATTTCAATAAAGACCAGGAGATTTCAGCACTTAAAATAAGTGAAACTAATGGACAAGATTTGCGTTATGGTGAAAATCCCCATCAGAAGGGTTATTTCTATGGAGATTTCGACAGGATGTTCACCAAATTACACGGTAAAGAACTCTCCTATAACAATCTTTTAGATGTAGATGCGGCTGTTAATCTTATAAATGAATTCAAAAATGATGATCCTACCTTCGCAATTTTAAAACATAATAATGCTTGTGGCTTGGCCACTAGAAATACATTGGCAAATGCTTATAAAGACGCACTTGCTGGTGACCCAGTTTCAGCATTTGGAGGGATTTTAATGGCAAATAGAACCATAGATAAAGACACTGCTGATGAAATAAACTCCCTCTTCTGTGAGGTTGTAATTGCTCCTAACTTTTCTGAAGAAGCTTTAGAAATTTTAAAAAGCAAAAAGAATAGAATTTTATTAATCCTTCATGACAGAGAGTTGGCTCCAACTACTGTTAGGACATGCCTTAATGGAGTGCTAGTACAGGATAGGGATAACAAAACTGATCAAGCTGATGATCTAGAAGTTGTTACTAAAGCAAAACCATCAGATAAGGCTGTAGCCGATTTGTTGTTCGCTTCAAAAATTTGTAAACACACCAAGTCAAATACTATAGTCCTTGCTAAGGATAACCAATTATTATCAAGTGGAACTGGGCAGACAAGTAGAGTTGATGCATTAAACCAAGCTATTCATAAGGCAAAAAGTTTCAATTTCGATTTAAAAGATGCTGTGATGGCATCTGATGCATTTTTCCCATTTCCAGACTGTGTTGAAATTGCAGGTAATGCCGGGATAACATCAGTTATTCAACCTGGAGGATCAATTAAGGATCAATTAAGCATCGATTATTGCAACGAACACCAAATGTCAATGGTTTTTACTGGGACTAGACATTTCAAACATTAA
- the mreC gene encoding rod shape-determining protein MreC — protein MQQIINFVIRNKTVLLFMLLFGLSLIFTIQSHSYHRSKFINSANFLTGGIYGAANGIGAYFDLKKQNDILQAENNYLRSLLYQKEIEIEDSLKVDSINSTIYNFVPAKVYKNSYSSKNNYITINRGTSQGIQQDQGVITSKGIVGIVENTSSNYASVISILNSKSRINAQLKRTNHIGSLVWNAKSPYFCQLIDISKFAPVKQGDTIVTGGQSTIFPQGVPIGIISKFILDPNGDTYTINVELFNDMTNLGHVYVIENLHSEEIRQLQETTVDE, from the coding sequence ATGCAACAAATAATCAACTTTGTTATAAGGAACAAAACTGTTCTCTTGTTCATGTTGCTTTTTGGTCTTTCTTTGATTTTTACCATTCAGTCACATTCTTACCATCGATCTAAATTTATAAACTCAGCCAATTTTTTAACTGGCGGTATTTACGGTGCAGCTAATGGGATTGGAGCCTATTTCGATTTGAAAAAACAAAATGATATTCTTCAAGCGGAGAATAATTATTTAAGATCATTGTTATACCAAAAGGAAATTGAGATAGAAGACAGCCTGAAAGTAGATTCCATAAATTCTACTATTTATAATTTTGTACCGGCAAAAGTTTATAAAAACAGTTATTCATCAAAGAATAATTATATAACAATAAATAGAGGCACTTCCCAAGGTATACAACAAGATCAGGGTGTAATTACTTCAAAGGGAATTGTGGGAATTGTTGAAAATACCTCGAGTAATTATGCCTCAGTGATTTCAATACTAAATTCTAAAAGCCGCATTAACGCTCAATTAAAAAGAACTAATCATATCGGATCATTGGTTTGGAATGCCAAGTCACCTTACTTTTGCCAATTAATAGATATTTCCAAATTCGCGCCGGTAAAGCAGGGAGATACTATAGTAACTGGTGGTCAATCCACCATATTTCCCCAAGGCGTTCCGATAGGTATAATTTCAAAATTTATTTTAGATCCCAACGGTGACACCTATACGATAAATGTTGAATTGTTTAATGACATGACAAATCTTGGACATGTCTATGTTATTGAAAATCTACATTCAGAAGAGATTAGACAATTGCAGGAAACTACGGTAGATGAGTAA
- the mrdA gene encoding penicillin-binding protein 2 — protein sequence MRKLLLLFVLVSVSLIFIGRLFYLQVFNQEEYNLYDDNAIRKVYDYPKRGYIYDRNGKLLVANQPSYDVMVIPREVEPLDTLEFCNLLKIDKGRFKELYRKAYVYSPRLPSVFVPQLSKSDYAVLQEKMRKYKGFYIQKRSLRDYQTSIGANVLGDIGEVSPSIIDRDHYYKMGDLIGKQGVEKSYEQTLRGVKGIKFIQKDRFNRDIGPYKNGIHDTLPEPGKDIHITIDAELQEYGEKLMEHKRGGIIAIEPSSGEILAMVSAPSYNPNLLVGRDRSKNFSELYRDSIAKPLFDRSLQAQYPPGSPFKVLNALIGLQENVVDVNEVIGCKGGYYLGGRRLTACHHRGPVNMISGIYHSCNTYFVTLYRRIVDKYGDPGKGTNIWSDHCKSFGLGNYLNNDLSVGQKGRIPSGDYYDNAYGEGRWASTYIVSNAIGQGEVEATPIQLANMAAAISNRGYYYTPHIIKEIEGQPIDSSFTKKNETSIDKKFFEPIIEGMFDVYNLGTATHLQIPDIEICGKTGTAENFTKIDGVKTQLTDHSIFVAFAPKDNPKIAIAVFVENGYWGGRFAGRIASLMIEKYIKGEITRRDLEKWVMSHSLENEYAKPLSGEPFKINGEAQMQRIDIE from the coding sequence ATGAGAAAATTGTTATTGTTGTTTGTACTAGTTTCTGTTTCTTTGATTTTCATTGGGCGATTGTTTTATCTCCAAGTATTCAATCAAGAGGAATATAACCTGTATGATGACAATGCAATCCGCAAAGTTTATGATTATCCCAAAAGGGGATATATTTATGATAGAAATGGAAAATTGTTGGTTGCCAACCAGCCCTCCTATGATGTAATGGTAATACCCAGAGAAGTTGAACCATTAGATACATTAGAATTCTGTAATCTTTTAAAAATAGATAAAGGGCGATTTAAAGAACTTTACCGCAAAGCTTACGTCTATTCTCCTAGGTTGCCATCCGTTTTTGTTCCTCAATTATCTAAAAGTGATTATGCCGTTCTACAGGAAAAAATGCGAAAATATAAAGGGTTTTACATTCAAAAGAGATCCTTAAGAGATTATCAGACCTCTATTGGCGCTAATGTTTTAGGGGATATCGGAGAAGTAAGCCCTTCAATTATCGATCGGGACCATTATTATAAAATGGGGGATTTGATAGGAAAGCAAGGTGTTGAAAAATCTTACGAACAAACATTAAGAGGCGTAAAGGGAATTAAGTTTATCCAAAAGGATCGATTTAATAGAGATATTGGTCCGTATAAAAATGGGATTCACGACACCTTACCCGAGCCTGGCAAAGACATCCATATTACCATTGATGCCGAACTTCAAGAGTATGGTGAAAAATTAATGGAACACAAACGCGGTGGGATTATTGCTATTGAACCAAGTAGCGGTGAAATACTTGCCATGGTATCCGCACCCTCTTATAATCCAAATTTATTGGTTGGAAGGGATCGTTCTAAAAACTTCTCTGAACTTTACCGGGACTCAATTGCAAAACCTCTATTTGACAGAAGCCTACAAGCCCAATATCCACCCGGATCGCCTTTTAAAGTACTAAATGCTCTTATAGGTCTTCAAGAAAATGTAGTTGATGTAAATGAAGTAATTGGTTGTAAAGGCGGATATTATTTAGGGGGTAGAAGATTAACAGCCTGTCACCACAGGGGCCCTGTTAACATGATTTCTGGTATTTACCATTCTTGCAACACTTATTTCGTTACACTTTATAGAAGAATTGTAGACAAATATGGAGACCCTGGAAAAGGTACTAATATTTGGAGTGATCATTGTAAAAGTTTCGGGTTAGGTAATTATTTGAATAATGACCTATCCGTAGGCCAAAAAGGAAGGATTCCATCTGGGGACTATTACGATAATGCCTATGGCGAAGGTCGCTGGGCTTCAACCTATATTGTTTCAAATGCAATCGGCCAAGGTGAAGTCGAAGCTACTCCAATTCAATTAGCGAATATGGCGGCAGCTATTTCAAATCGCGGCTATTATTACACACCTCATATTATTAAAGAGATAGAAGGACAACCAATTGATAGCTCTTTTACCAAAAAGAATGAAACCTCCATAGATAAAAAATTTTTTGAGCCTATTATAGAAGGTATGTTCGATGTGTATAATTTAGGAACCGCTACACATTTACAAATACCCGATATTGAAATTTGCGGAAAAACAGGAACTGCTGAAAATTTTACGAAAATTGATGGTGTTAAAACGCAATTAACCGACCATTCAATATTTGTTGCTTTCGCCCCTAAAGATAACCCTAAAATAGCCATAGCCGTATTTGTTGAGAATGGTTATTGGGGAGGTCGTTTTGCTGGTAGAATTGCAAGCTTAATGATAGAAAAATATATTAAAGGTGAGATAACCAGAAGAGATTTGGAAAAATGGGTAATGTCGCACAGCCTTGAAAATGAATATGCTAAACCTTTGTCGGGCGAACCATTTAAAATTAATGGTGAAGCTCAAATGCAGCGAATCGACATTGAATAA
- a CDS encoding rod shape-determining protein MreD, translating to MSNFDFKLAIQFVALILVQALILNHINFLGYINPYLYLIFILLYPIKNDRTTFIFISFLLGLFVDIFSDSGGINAAASVFIAFIRPVILKFSFGMVYEYQTLKFSSTDLGNRMIYFLIMILIHHFILFSMDVFNFADILTILQRTIFSGIFTLVLCLFTTILFSKKAR from the coding sequence ATGAGTAATTTCGATTTCAAATTAGCAATTCAATTTGTAGCATTAATATTGGTACAAGCGTTGATTTTGAACCATATAAATTTTCTCGGTTATATAAACCCCTATTTATACTTAATTTTTATACTGCTTTACCCAATAAAAAATGATCGTACGACGTTTATTTTTATCAGTTTCCTATTAGGGTTATTTGTGGATATTTTTTCAGATTCTGGTGGTATAAATGCTGCTGCTAGTGTATTTATCGCTTTTATTAGACCCGTAATTTTAAAATTTTCATTTGGAATGGTTTACGAATACCAAACCTTAAAATTTAGTTCTACCGATTTAGGAAATAGAATGATTTATTTTCTCATTATGATATTAATACATCATTTTATACTATTTAGTATGGACGTTTTTAATTTCGCGGATATACTAACCATTTTACAGAGAACCATCTTCTCTGGCATATTTACTTTAGTCTTATGCCTGTTCACAACCATTCTATTCAGTAAAAAAGCAAGATGA
- a CDS encoding rod shape-determining protein: MGFFDFLTEEIAIDLGTANTLIIHNDKVVVDSPSIVARDRINNKIIAVGKEANMMQGKTHENIKTIRPLKDGVIADFDASEQMISMFIKNIPALKKKLFSPALRMVVCIPSGITEVEMRAVKESCERVNGKEVYLIHEPMAAAIGIGIDIMQPKGNMIVDIGGGTTEIAVIALGGIVCDKSVKVAGDVFTNDIIYYMRTQHNLYVGDRTAEKIKIQIGAATEDLELPPEEMSVQGRDLLTGKPKQVQISYREIAKALDKSILRIEDSVMETLSQTPPELAADIYNTGIYLAGGGSMLRGLDKRLSQKTDLPVYIAEDPLRAVVRGTGITLKNLSKYKSVLIK; this comes from the coding sequence ATGGGATTTTTTGATTTCTTAACAGAAGAAATAGCTATAGACCTAGGTACCGCAAATACCTTGATTATCCATAACGATAAGGTCGTTGTTGATAGTCCATCAATTGTGGCTAGGGATCGAATAAATAATAAAATTATTGCTGTTGGTAAAGAAGCCAACATGATGCAAGGTAAAACCCATGAGAACATTAAAACCATTCGTCCATTAAAGGATGGAGTGATTGCTGATTTTGACGCTTCTGAACAGATGATCAGTATGTTTATCAAAAATATACCGGCATTAAAAAAGAAATTGTTCTCTCCTGCACTTAGAATGGTTGTTTGTATACCCTCTGGAATTACTGAAGTGGAGATGCGTGCTGTTAAGGAATCATGTGAAAGGGTAAACGGAAAGGAAGTCTATCTCATCCACGAACCAATGGCTGCGGCCATAGGTATCGGTATTGATATTATGCAGCCAAAAGGCAACATGATTGTGGATATAGGGGGAGGGACCACTGAAATTGCAGTAATTGCATTAGGAGGTATTGTATGCGATAAATCCGTAAAGGTCGCAGGTGACGTTTTCACTAACGACATTATTTACTATATGCGCACCCAACATAACCTATATGTTGGTGATAGAACTGCTGAAAAGATTAAAATTCAGATTGGTGCAGCAACTGAAGATTTAGAACTTCCTCCTGAAGAAATGAGTGTACAAGGAAGAGATTTACTTACAGGTAAACCAAAACAGGTACAAATTTCGTATAGAGAAATAGCTAAAGCATTAGATAAATCTATTTTACGCATAGAAGATTCTGTAATGGAAACCTTGTCCCAAACTCCACCAGAGCTAGCTGCAGATATTTATAATACGGGTATCTACTTAGCTGGGGGTGGCTCCATGCTTAGAGGGTTAGATAAACGTCTTTCCCAAAAAACTGATTTACCGGTTTACATAGCGGAAGACCCTCTTCGAGCTGTAGTAAGAGGAACAGGAATTACATTAAAAAATCTTTCTAAATACAAAAGCGTATTGATTAAATAA
- the rodA gene encoding rod shape-determining protein RodA — protein MSRDSSGKYNFDWITISLFMLLVGFGWLNILSASHSDEVLNYFNLDEPYGKQLVFIGMTFILIILVLAVDAKFYERFASVIYLISILSLLGLFLFGKNVNGATSWYSIGSMTLQPSEFAKFATSLAVAKYISDLQTEMNRLSDQLKTVAIIAIPAILILLQNDAGSTVVYASFFFVFYREGIQHIYLIIGFIIIVLAVLSLKFGVAITLIICAVIMGIMFYIKRKRRQSIFQYIIALVVFAAFAFGVKFFYESILKPHQQDRISLWLRLEKDPEKLAEMKQTILYNLHESEKAISSGGLLGRGFMQGTRTTGKFVPEQHTDYIFSTVGEEWGFAGSVLVIFLFTALLARIIFLAESQKNQFSRVYGYCVASIFFFHYLINIGMVMGLIPTIGIPLPFFSYGGSGLWGFTILLFIFVKLDSNKINEW, from the coding sequence ATGTCTAGAGACTCCTCAGGAAAATATAATTTTGATTGGATTACCATCTCGCTTTTTATGCTTTTGGTTGGATTTGGATGGCTGAATATCCTATCTGCATCCCATTCGGATGAAGTTCTGAATTATTTCAATTTAGATGAACCCTACGGAAAACAATTGGTTTTCATAGGTATGACCTTTATTTTGATAATTTTAGTACTAGCGGTAGACGCAAAGTTTTATGAACGTTTTGCTAGCGTAATTTACCTGATATCTATACTCTCCCTATTAGGTTTATTTCTTTTCGGAAAGAATGTGAATGGTGCCACATCGTGGTATTCCATTGGAAGTATGACCCTTCAACCCAGTGAATTTGCCAAATTCGCTACGTCATTGGCAGTTGCCAAATATATAAGCGACCTGCAAACGGAAATGAATAGGCTATCTGATCAACTTAAAACTGTTGCTATTATTGCCATTCCTGCTATTCTTATTTTATTACAAAATGATGCCGGAAGTACGGTAGTTTATGCATCTTTCTTCTTTGTTTTTTATAGGGAAGGAATTCAACATATCTATCTAATAATTGGGTTTATTATTATAGTTTTGGCAGTCCTTTCATTAAAATTCGGTGTAGCAATAACACTAATTATTTGCGCCGTTATAATGGGTATAATGTTCTACATAAAAAGGAAACGAAGGCAATCAATATTTCAATATATTATAGCCCTTGTGGTATTTGCTGCCTTTGCTTTTGGTGTAAAATTCTTTTATGAAAGTATTCTTAAACCTCATCAGCAGGATAGAATTAGTTTGTGGCTAAGGCTCGAAAAAGATCCAGAAAAACTGGCTGAAATGAAACAAACCATTCTATACAACCTTCATGAATCTGAAAAAGCCATAAGTTCAGGAGGATTATTAGGACGGGGGTTTATGCAAGGGACTAGAACAACTGGAAAATTTGTACCGGAACAACACACTGATTATATTTTTAGTACGGTTGGCGAAGAATGGGGATTTGCAGGCAGCGTTTTAGTCATTTTTCTTTTTACTGCTTTACTTGCTCGTATAATATTTCTAGCCGAATCTCAAAAAAATCAGTTCAGCAGGGTGTATGGTTACTGCGTGGCTTCCATATTCTTTTTCCATTATCTCATAAATATTGGGATGGTGATGGGATTAATACCAACTATTGGCATACCCCTACCCTTTTTCAGTTATGGCGGATCCGGTCTATGGGGATTCACCATACTACTATTTATTTTCGTGAAGCTAGATTCTAATAAAATAAATGAATGGTAG
- a CDS encoding valine--tRNA ligase, with protein MALASKYNASEVESKWYNYWMEQNYFHSEPDDRQPYTIVIPPPNVTGVLHMGHMLNNTIQDVLIRRARMQGFNACWVPGTDHASIATEAKVVAKLKAEGIDKSDLTREEFLKHAWDWTNKHGGIILEQLKKLGASCDWERTKFTMDDDLSESVTKVFIDLYKKGLIYRGYRMVNWDPEAKTTLSDEEVIYEERQGHLYYVNYKIEGSDETLTIATTRPETILGDTAICINPNDDRFVNLRGKKAIVPISGRVIPIIQDEYVEIEFGTGCLKVTPAHDPNDKVLGEKHHLEVIDIFNDDATLNSYGLHYEGKDRFVVRKEIVEELKSLGHILKIEPHTNKVGTSERTKAVIEPKVSAQWFLKMEDLAKPALENVMNDTIQFHPSKFKNSYRHWMENVRDWNISRQLWWGHQIPAYFYGEGVEDFVVASSKGEALEKAKQKSGNYNLTSGNLQQDPDALDTWFSSWLWPISVFNGINEPENKEIQYYYPTNDLVTAPEIMFFWVARMIIAGYEYRGELPFKNVYYTGIVRDKLGRKMSKSLGNSPDPIQLMDEYGADGVRVGMLMCSPAGNDLPFDESLCGQGKAFANKIWNAFRLVKGWEVDKTIAQPESSKIAIDWYNAIFQQTLAEIEDQFSKYRLNDALMATYKLVWDDFCSWLLEMVKPAFGDPIDGQTLESIISLFENNLKILHPFMPFLTEEIWQQISERSPKNALIISAWPTAVSFDADLVSGFEFAQDVISGIRTIRKEKNISFKDTINFAILNNEKAKTTFDSIISKLGNIENLSYVDSSIDGALTFRVKSNEYFIPISGGIDIEEEIQKLNEELEYTQGFLKSVQGKLSNERFVNNAPEQVVAVERKKEADAIAKIEAIKASLAALN; from the coding sequence ATGGCTTTAGCCTCTAAATATAATGCATCTGAAGTAGAATCTAAATGGTACAATTACTGGATGGAACAAAACTATTTCCATTCAGAACCTGATGATAGGCAACCTTACACGATTGTTATTCCTCCACCGAATGTTACTGGGGTATTGCACATGGGTCATATGTTGAATAACACCATTCAAGATGTTTTGATTAGACGCGCAAGAATGCAGGGCTTCAATGCCTGTTGGGTTCCCGGAACGGATCATGCTTCTATTGCAACTGAGGCTAAAGTGGTTGCTAAGTTAAAAGCCGAAGGCATTGATAAATCTGACTTAACACGTGAAGAGTTTTTGAAACATGCCTGGGATTGGACAAACAAACACGGCGGTATTATTCTTGAACAATTAAAGAAGTTAGGGGCTTCATGCGATTGGGAAAGAACGAAATTTACAATGGATGACGATTTGTCTGAATCTGTCACCAAAGTTTTTATTGATTTGTATAAAAAGGGTTTAATTTACCGTGGATATCGAATGGTGAATTGGGATCCTGAGGCGAAAACCACATTGTCCGATGAAGAGGTTATCTATGAGGAAAGACAAGGACACCTTTATTATGTCAATTACAAGATTGAAGGTTCAGATGAGACTTTGACTATTGCAACAACTCGTCCGGAAACCATATTGGGTGATACTGCAATATGTATAAATCCAAATGATGACCGTTTTGTTAATTTAAGAGGCAAGAAAGCCATAGTCCCGATTTCTGGACGTGTTATTCCAATAATACAGGATGAATATGTAGAAATAGAATTTGGTACTGGCTGTCTTAAGGTAACCCCTGCACATGACCCAAACGACAAGGTCCTGGGCGAAAAACATCATTTGGAGGTTATAGATATTTTTAATGACGATGCTACACTAAACTCCTATGGGTTGCATTATGAGGGCAAGGATAGGTTTGTAGTCCGTAAGGAAATTGTCGAGGAACTCAAAAGTCTTGGGCACATATTAAAAATTGAGCCACATACTAATAAAGTGGGGACTTCGGAACGTACCAAAGCTGTAATAGAGCCTAAGGTTTCTGCACAGTGGTTTTTGAAAATGGAAGATTTGGCAAAACCAGCTTTGGAAAATGTAATGAATGACACTATTCAATTTCATCCTTCTAAATTCAAAAACTCCTACCGTCATTGGATGGAAAATGTTAGAGATTGGAATATTTCCCGCCAATTATGGTGGGGACATCAGATTCCGGCATATTTCTATGGAGAAGGTGTTGAGGATTTTGTCGTAGCGTCTTCCAAAGGAGAAGCTTTAGAAAAAGCAAAACAGAAGTCAGGCAATTATAATTTAACCTCTGGTAATTTACAGCAAGATCCAGATGCTCTGGATACTTGGTTTTCATCATGGTTATGGCCAATTTCAGTTTTCAATGGTATCAATGAACCCGAAAACAAGGAAATTCAATACTATTATCCAACCAATGATTTGGTGACGGCCCCTGAAATTATGTTTTTCTGGGTGGCCCGTATGATAATTGCTGGTTATGAATACAGAGGAGAGCTTCCATTTAAAAATGTCTATTACACTGGAATTGTCAGGGATAAATTAGGAAGAAAAATGTCTAAGTCTTTAGGCAATTCACCAGATCCCATACAATTAATGGATGAATACGGGGCTGACGGAGTTCGGGTTGGTATGTTGATGTGTTCCCCAGCTGGAAACGATTTGCCTTTCGATGAATCTCTTTGTGGGCAAGGTAAAGCCTTTGCTAATAAAATATGGAATGCATTTAGATTGGTCAAAGGTTGGGAAGTTGATAAAACAATTGCCCAGCCAGAGTCTAGCAAAATAGCTATTGATTGGTATAATGCTATATTTCAACAGACTTTAGCGGAAATTGAGGATCAATTTTCAAAATATAGATTGAATGATGCGTTGATGGCCACATATAAGTTGGTGTGGGATGATTTCTGCTCTTGGTTGTTGGAAATGGTTAAACCTGCCTTCGGAGACCCAATTGACGGCCAAACACTCGAAAGTATTATAAGCCTTTTCGAAAACAACCTTAAAATTCTTCATCCCTTTATGCCATTTTTAACCGAGGAAATCTGGCAGCAGATTAGTGAAAGATCGCCTAAAAATGCATTAATCATTTCTGCATGGCCAACTGCGGTATCTTTTGATGCAGATTTGGTTTCTGGTTTTGAATTTGCGCAGGATGTCATTTCCGGTATAAGAACCATTAGAAAAGAGAAAAATATCTCTTTTAAGGATACTATTAATTTTGCTATTCTAAACAACGAAAAGGCGAAAACCACATTTGATTCAATAATTTCAAAATTAGGAAATATTGAAAATCTCTCTTATGTCGATAGTTCCATTGATGGGGCTTTAACTTTTAGGGTAAAATCTAATGAATACTTTATACCTATTTCTGGAGGTATTGATATTGAAGAGGAAATACAAAAGTTGAATGAGGAATTGGAGTATACACAAGGGTTTTTAAAATCGGTTCAAGGTAAACTTTCAAATGAACGATTCGTCAATAATGCCCCTGAGCAAGTGGTTGCGGTTGAAAGAAAGAAGGAAGCAGATGCCATAGCAAAAATTGAAGCTATAAAGGCGAGCTTGGCAGCATTAAATTAA